aaaaaacattttatctaGTCAAACTACACAAAGTACAAATTCCAATTCATTCAAAGGGTATGAATTACATTACACATTTCATACCCaaataatttttccatcatGCTAAGACTACCCATTCCATacccaatacaaaaaaaaagccaaaatccTTGTAAAAGTATACAATATTTTATCTAATTACATACCCATAACATTTACTTACCCATTTCATacccaatacaaaaaaaaagccATTACATTACACATTAAAAGGGCATGAATTACATATCCATTTCATTACAATTCATTTTATATCCATAATTCACTCATTTCATTACATACCCATTTCATACCCATTTCATACCCATTCATTACAATTCATTTCACTACCCATTTCATACCCAAAATAATGATGAATAAAGTCAAGAAACTTGTAAGATCATGATAAAAATAAGAGCCTAGaaatgatgaataaaattttgataacaaaAACCATGCAAATTAATTCCTATCAAAATTAACACTAAAAAACAAAGTTCTATAATTCACAATATCGGTATCTTAACTAAGTAATGTTACtatctacaaaataaatagacaaACTCTTTAACCCACACCCAACAACAATTAATACCCAACTACAAtgacaatcaaatcaaaaaaccCTTACCTGAGATATGAATTTGTTGAGAGGGAAGAGCAATGAGAGAGGCAATGTGGTGAGTGAAAGTGAGAGACAATGTGGTGTGAGAGTTATGGTGAGAGTGAGAGGCAATGTGGTGTGAGAGTTATGGGTGAGTGAGGCAGTGAGGCTGTGTGTTTTGGGTGAGAGTGAGGGCTGATAATTTTTTATCTGTGAAGACTGATCTGTTTTTATAGACTGATGcgtgttataaaattttttccagGGGAACTCGATCTAGTTCTATGCAAATTTTAAATAGATTTcgagtttctaagactcgatttttattttgtagaaatcgagtcttaaagactcgagatctaagTGGCATTTTTAAGTCTAGCTCAGCAACTGATCCACTAGTGTAGTGCATTGAGATTTAAacagcatctcgagttttagaaactcgaattgctattttccttaatttttccAAACGTTGGTTAACTTACTACATTGTTAACCATTACACAGCTGGTCTGCAAATTTCCCCTTCTAAATAGCTTGGTTTATTTAAAgcaaaagaaacagagaaagaatagagttagaaatatttatttaataatttgagGTTGGCGAGTTTTAATTAGGCCACCTGGATATCCATTAGCATTAATATTTACAGACAGGAATTGCAAATTAATAGACAGTCATTTTTTGAAGCTTTCGCCCTTCTTCCGTCTGTCGGTCTTCCCTCTGTCACTGTGTCAGTGTCAGTGTCAGTCATTTCTTCTTCTGTGCAATTGTTGGAGAAATTAGAAAGGTACGAACTCTAACCCCtccaatttcattttatttcttcttctgtgCAATTGTTTCTTTTCGCTGAAACTGAGAACTAAACTCAACCCCTGAAGTTTTCAAAATCTCTCTCAATATTTTTCCTCTATCGATTGAGGTACTGATGATAAATTAGATTTAGATTTTAGGGTTTAATCTAAGTGCGTATCAATGGCCTTTCAAATTCTCAATTCTATAACATTGAGAACAAATTACAACATAGGCTGAGGGCGAGGCTCCCCTTTTTTGGGTACATTTTTCCTAAAagggaacttttttttttttttatttttttttaatgttattggAAGAGTTCATTGACCCTAGTATGATCAACCTGCttcaattgtttttatttaatttttagtttaaatttataGCATTGTGTTAATTTGGTGGAATATTAATCTGGAAAATTATTAGGCATCCCTCGACTATTATGACAtggtactccctcctctcacagaaatggtgggtcccaccataaatttaagGACTCATTATTATGTGGGAGGCTGTATTcctaaataattaatttattagtcTTAATCTCTTGATGTATTCATGCAAATTGTATTGGGGTATATTATGAGTCATTTTGCGTGCAAAATGGTAGGATATAGAAAGAGTAGTTGCAGCAGCTATACTTAAATCTTTTTAAATAGTTTCCTACCATGTTGATGTTGTTAGAATCTCAATTTTGGTTTCATTGATTTCAGCCCTTCTTCCTCATCAATTTAAGCTCAAAGCTCTTGCACTTGTATGTGGCGTGGGGTCAATAAATTTGTGGTCTCCCATGGACGAAGATTTATCTAATCGTGCTTCAATCcttccatggatttgggtcaTTGAAGCTCTTGCACGCTTCAAGCAAGTGGACGTTTCTGTTTTGCATGGTATTTGGAATCCaaatctacccaaaaaaaaaaaaaaaacttgttatagtaatagtttattttttggattatCTTTTTAATCAATCTTTTAGCCAAAGGTTGCGGTTTTGGGATATTACATGATTTCTTTGTTTCAGATTTGATTGAATTGGTTCCAGAATTACCTGATGATTTGGGGAAAAACATGAGGGAAATGTTAGCTTTGAGATGTTTGGAGTGTTTATTTGATCCCTCTAATGGAGTCAGAAATGGTGATTGTTCTACCCTGGATTCAAAAGTTGGGcttgatttttcaaaaagctgtGAAGATGTTCTCCAACACATATTGCATGaggtatttaaataaaaaaaatctaatttcaaCACTTCATTTGTATGTAATATCGTGTGTATTTTATCATCTGCTTCTAAATTTTAGGAGCTTGGATTTCCATTTTGATGTTGAACATTTCTTTTGTTAGACATCATTATCAGATCTTAAAATTGCTGGACCTGAGCTCCTAAAATGGGATGTTCACCCCTTTATTATTCATAAAAGAGCTGGAATGCCTAAGCTTGCCTTACAACAGGTAaagggagatttttttttcccctgtttcTCTCTGATGaccttttctttgtttaatctattatcattcattattatctgaaaatttatttataaaaaaaaaaaaaaaatctattgtcATTCAttatttggttttgtgtttctttATCAACAGCTGAAAGATTCAATTCTTGAAGGTATTCATCCATATGCTGATTCCTTGAAGGAAAGGAGTGGATTGACATTGACAAGTGCAGGTGATGGAATTCCTGTGAATAATGGTAATCACAATGCACTTACACATAGAGTTAATGGGAGCTGCTTTGATACTCAACACATGGGAGCAAAAGGGAACTTGATACCAACAATGCTTGAGAATGGGAATCAGCTATTGAAAAAAGATCCTTGTAATAGGAATTTATTACCTTCCAAGAGGGGAAGAAATAGGTCTGCTACTGAAAATATGGTTGGCGACTTCCATGAGAACCAAAATACATTAAATGATGGTTACATACTccacataaatgccaaaaagcAGAAGCAATGTCCCTCTTCTTCAATTCAGTCCATAGAAGAGAACCTAGTCCCTCTACATGGAACAGAACCGTTAGAAGATTCTTCTGCAAGAGTCATGCCAGTTTCTGAAAGAGAAGATTGTGATTTGGCAAAAGATCAGATAGGAACTCTGAAAGAAGGCAGGGTTCTAGAGGATGGTCATGATGAGCATACTGTCTCGGTGAGATGTGGCCACATCAGTGATGATGAATTCCATCATAATCAGTCAGAGACTTCTGATAATGCCACAATGATATGTCAAGATCCTTCTGCAGATGAACCTTGTAAAAATATCACTGTCAACAAAGACATAGATGATAGTGAGCACTGTGTTGACCCAAGACCATTAATTGGTCCCTATAGTGCAACCATGATGGTTCAAGACATGTCTGTTGAAGACAAAGATGATAGTGAGCATTGTGCTGAACCTAGAACATCAAGTGGTCCTCTCCTGAGCAAGACTCTAGAAGATGAATTCCATCATAATCAGTCAGGGACTCTTGATAGTGCCACAATAATGCTTCAAGATCCATCTGCAGATAAACCTTTCCAACATATCTCTgtcaacaaagacaaaaatgaTGGTGAGCATTGTGTTGAACCAAGACCATTTACTGGTTCTCTCCCTCCTTGTAGTGCCAGTGTGATGGTTCAGGGCATGTCTGAAGTTAAACATAGTCAAAAGATCTCTGTTGATGAAATCAAAGATGATAGTGACAATCGTGCTGAACCTAGAACATCAAGCGTTCCTCTCTTGAACAAGACTCTAGAAAATGAATCCCAATGTAATTGCGGACATGATTTTCAACTAAAAGCACCATATGCTGCATCACTGGATGGATTCCAGCAGAAGATTATCACTAATGAAGCTGAAGAGGTTATGGATCATTGTTGTGAAGCAGAGACATCAAACGTCAGCGATGAGTgtcacaaatataaaattgatgtCCCCAAGAAAAAACTTGAATTCTTGAGCTCCCAGTGCAAGTATAGTCATGATTCCTTAGCATCAGCTAGTTGTACAGAGCATAACTTTTGTGTGAGGTGTAATGAAGGTGGTCAATTGTTAGTATGTAACACCAGGAATTGCCCATTGGTGGTTCATGAGAACTGTTTGGGTTTCTCATCCAGATTTGACAACAATGGAAACTTTTACTGCCCCTTCTGTGTATATTCTCTTGCTATGTCAGAGTACCTTGAAGCTAAGAAAAAGGCCTCCTTGGCAGAGACAGAACTAAACAAGTTTATTCATATGGATTTGAAGCATCGGCGAAAAGAACTCATGCAACAAGCAGAACCTTCTGCATCATGTGATAATGTCAATGCAACACTAAGAGAGGAAGAGGCAACTGTAACTACTGGGACACTAAATGAATTCACTAACCAAGGACAAGCTCACCATGAGGAAAACACAGATGTTACTCCTGTCAATCAAAGACAAGCAGAAGAAGGATTTCATCAGGAAGTTTCAGGGCAACAGATTGCTGATCCACCACGGGAACCTGTTTGGGCACTTAATATTGATGGTGAAGGAACTTCTGGAGATGAAACTAATAAGtctatcatttttaattattcaataagATTACGAAGGCGGGAGAGTTATCAGTAAGTTGTTCATGTATCAAGTCCTTTTAATGCAATTATCATCTTCCCTTCATGTCATTCTAGGTGTTAGGTATTTCTACCTTGCATAGCCAGTTAGAAATTTGTAATGTTCTCTGGTAACCATATTTGGTCTTGGAATCATGTTTTCTTACCCCATGCACTCTAGTTATGAGTGGCAGTTTAGGTTTGCATTGCATTGATTGTCCTTCATTgataatgactttttttttttttaatttttataatttgtagtACATACCCAGTACTTCCTCCTCTGCGAAGGCGAAAAAGGGTTCCATGGACTGCCGAGGAGGAAGAGAGACTAAAGGTTTTTGTTTTACCTTTTGAATGCATCACTTCATATTGACAAGTAGTTTAAAAGTCCATAGTTTTACTTATCACATTTGTATGTAGTCATTGTTAGTTTAAGTGTATTCAAGTTCATATTTAAGACTGggtctcaaaattttatattttctctttcagaatttccaaaaaagaaaaaaaaattatagtttttgtATGTACTTTACATGCATTTGATGAAGAATGAGAGTTGCTAGCAGTCGGCATGATAAGTTGTATACTTGTGGCTCTCATTTAGGACTAATGGCCAGTGTTTCATTGATTAGATATACAACAACAGGTcttatattcttaatttttgtttttccactAAGAAGCACTGGTACTTCAAACATCAATTCAATACAGAAACTCTCAGATCTGGggggataattttttttgatgacaTGCAACCTCACCAGGGCAGGGCCGTTTGGACCCACCTCTAGGGAGTAAACCACTATTGCACAACCCCACCCACTTGAACCGTTTATCAGGTAATCCAGGGGAACTCCTAGTGGGGATTGAACTTGGATGTCTGGGTCTACAATTTATCCCAAGACTCCAACCGCTAGGCCACACCCTGACAGGTATGGGGGGAATACTTAACTTTGCTgctctttctccctcaatctCACTTCTCTCTATGAAACTAATAATGTCttaattagttttattattCAAACATGTTTTACGTCCTTTAGGATTTGTTGTCTATGttttatactaaaatttagCATAATATGAGTttaagaatatttatttatgtaaatcATTGATTAAAGTACTCTtgtatcatattttaattttcaagaaTTAACATGTCTGCTGTGTTCATCtcagattatatatatatcatgtatCTATATCATTGCTTTTAGGAGGTTGCATATGTCTTAAGTtcttatgttgatttttttttccttgcctATTTTAGGAGGGAGTGCAGAAACTTACAAACCCCAACGACAGTAATATCCCATGGAAGAACATTTTGGAATTTGGTGGTGATGTGTTCCGACCAGATCGTACAACAATAGACCTAAAGGACAAATGGAGGAACATGTGCAAAAGAAGCCCCAAGTCAAAACAGTAGTTTGTAATATATAGACGGATTATATATGGTAAGAGTTACATATGTGTTTCATTCagttcaagtttttaaaaacctttttttaaaatttggcaTAAAAAACAGTATGAATAAAGCGTAAATAGAAATACTTACAGGTATAGAAGTATATAGTGAATTTGTGTGAAAATTTTGGGGCTAAAAGAACATCTGTATGTTaatcatttcttttattatattcaaatttaGTAGCTTACGTATGTTATTTGTATGTTCTCATATGATGTTACCAACAGCCaactaaatattaatatatttacttagttttcaattttttgttgtatttcaAACGACCCTTCCTTCTCCCACAGGAATGGGTAGGAGGATAAGGTCACGGGTTCgatagatttgatttttgtttttttaaacctagtaataataatatacatgCATACATACATGGGACGTTGAGATTCGGtcattcaaataataataaaaaatcaagtaaatcaaataaaaattcaagagtttttttttttgacagtaaaatttaagattattaattttagtatgaaaatgttttttttttgatgatgtgGAACCTCACCAAGGCAGGAATAATAGTATGAAAATGCTGACATTTAATATAAATAGCTaaacatttaaatatatatatatatatatataaaattttttttataattttattgttttatataataatacacCTTAGCACAATAAACAATTTTAGTGCCAATAAGAGTATCAAAGTTTAGTCAGATTGAAGTAGTTTTGTACGAGTATAATTATGGAAAAGTTTAATATGTATTTTAcgctttaattttttatttatctttttaaaagTGTGTTTTCAGAGCATTTTTATTTCAGACAGTAAATTAGagttcttttattaaaaaaaaagcacatgTAGCATACCTTATATTTCGAGTGTTTTACtaactatgatcaaaacaaagTGCTTTGTCCTGGTCAGCTTGCATATTGATATAGGGATATATTTTGCCCTTTTTGATCTGCCTTGATATCTCACTTTGACccaatgattttattttattttattttatttttttctttcatgaaTCACTTTGATCCAATGACTTGTAGTTATTACGATTGCCTCTGGTGGTCAAAGTTTAAATAAGATCAATCTTAtcttgaaatattttaataaggtttttaattttgataatatttgccAGGATAACTGTATATActttattaaaagaaaactGTAATTACTTATTGATCATAATTCCTATGGATGATGTAAATACAGTTTACTTTTGATAAAGTAAGAGAAAACTTA
The DNA window shown above is from Quercus lobata isolate SW786 chromosome 7, ValleyOak3.0 Primary Assembly, whole genome shotgun sequence and carries:
- the LOC115953279 gene encoding uncharacterized protein LOC115953279 isoform X2, with protein sequence MDEDLSNRASILPWIWVIEALARFKQVDVSVLHDLIELVPELPDDLGKNMREMLALRCLECLFDPSNGVRNGDCSTLDSKVGLDFSKSCEDVLQHILHETSLSDLKIAGPELLKWDVHPFIIHKRAGMPKLALQQLKDSILEGIHPYADSLKERSGLTLTSAGDGIPVNNGNHNALTHRVNGSCFDTQHMGAKGNLIPTMLENGNQLLKKDPCNRNLLPSKRGRNRSATENMVGDFHENQNTLNDGYILHINAKKQKQCPSSSIQSIEENLVPLHGTEPLEDSSARVMPVSEREDCDLAKDQIGTLKEGRVLEDGHDEHTVSVRCGHISDDEFHHNQSETSDNATMICQDPSADEPCKNITVNKDIDDSEHCVDPRPLIGPYSATMMVQDMSVEDKDDSEHCAEPRTSSGPLLSKTLEDEFHHNQSGTLDSATIMLQDPSADKPFQHISVNKDKNDGEHCVEPRPFTGSLPPCSASVMVQGMSEVKHSQKISVDEIKDDSDNRAEPRTSSVPLLNKTLENESQCNCGHDFQLKAPYAASLDGFQQKIITNEAEEVMDHCCEAETSNVSDECHKYKIDVPKKKLEFLSSQCKYSHDSLASASCTEHNFCVRCNEGGQLLVCNTRNCPLVVHENCLGFSSRFDNNGNFYCPFCVYSLAMSEYLEAKKKASLAETELNKFIHMDLKHRRKELMQQAEPSASCDNVNATLREEEATVTTGTLNEFTNQGQAHHEENTDVTPVNQRQAEEGFHQEVSGQQIADPPREPVWALNIDGEGTSGDETNKSIIFNYSIRLRRRESYQRECRNLQTPTTVISHGRTFWNLVVMCSDQIVQQ
- the LOC115953279 gene encoding uncharacterized protein LOC115953279 isoform X1, with the translated sequence MDEDLSNRASILPWIWVIEALARFKQVDVSVLHDLIELVPELPDDLGKNMREMLALRCLECLFDPSNGVRNGDCSTLDSKVGLDFSKSCEDVLQHILHETSLSDLKIAGPELLKWDVHPFIIHKRAGMPKLALQQLKDSILEGIHPYADSLKERSGLTLTSAGDGIPVNNGNHNALTHRVNGSCFDTQHMGAKGNLIPTMLENGNQLLKKDPCNRNLLPSKRGRNRSATENMVGDFHENQNTLNDGYILHINAKKQKQCPSSSIQSIEENLVPLHGTEPLEDSSARVMPVSEREDCDLAKDQIGTLKEGRVLEDGHDEHTVSVRCGHISDDEFHHNQSETSDNATMICQDPSADEPCKNITVNKDIDDSEHCVDPRPLIGPYSATMMVQDMSVEDKDDSEHCAEPRTSSGPLLSKTLEDEFHHNQSGTLDSATIMLQDPSADKPFQHISVNKDKNDGEHCVEPRPFTGSLPPCSASVMVQGMSEVKHSQKISVDEIKDDSDNRAEPRTSSVPLLNKTLENESQCNCGHDFQLKAPYAASLDGFQQKIITNEAEEVMDHCCEAETSNVSDECHKYKIDVPKKKLEFLSSQCKYSHDSLASASCTEHNFCVRCNEGGQLLVCNTRNCPLVVHENCLGFSSRFDNNGNFYCPFCVYSLAMSEYLEAKKKASLAETELNKFIHMDLKHRRKELMQQAEPSASCDNVNATLREEEATVTTGTLNEFTNQGQAHHEENTDVTPVNQRQAEEGFHQEVSGQQIADPPREPVWALNIDGEGTSGDETNKSIIFNYSIRLRRRESYHTYPVLPPLRRRKRVPWTAEEEERLKEGVQKLTNPNDSNIPWKNILEFGGDVFRPDRTTIDLKDKWRNMCKRSPKSKQ